Proteins found in one Paenibacillus dendritiformis genomic segment:
- a CDS encoding DinB family protein — MHAFFISTIERGVKYERLKRLVAGLNQTDIDYRGPQNDMNSIAQLLRHLAVVDLHWVYRLQSRQVPPELEARYGPMTDAEGRLPIVRGIPLETLLDEYDYVQDRLREICLGLRDEDLERFVPFENGHQAAIRWAIWHVADHSRHHYANIAHLKKGLRERNVP, encoded by the coding sequence ATGCATGCTTTCTTTATATCAACAATTGAGAGGGGAGTAAAATACGAGCGGCTGAAGCGCCTGGTCGCCGGCCTGAACCAGACAGACATCGATTATCGGGGGCCGCAGAATGACATGAACAGCATTGCCCAGTTGCTCCGGCATCTTGCCGTTGTCGATCTTCATTGGGTATACCGCTTGCAGTCGAGGCAGGTTCCGCCCGAACTGGAAGCGCGTTATGGACCGATGACGGATGCGGAGGGAAGGCTGCCCATAGTTCGCGGCATCCCGCTGGAGACGCTGCTGGATGAATATGATTACGTTCAGGACCGATTGAGGGAGATCTGCCTGGGGCTGCGCGATGAAGATCTGGAACGCTTCGTTCCCTTCGAGAACGGGCATCAGGCTGCGATTCGCTGGGCCATCTGGCATGTCGCCGATCACAGCCGCCACCATTATGCGAATATCGCTCATCTCAAA
- a CDS encoding alkaline phosphatase family protein yields MEQASYARRVFVLGMDGAGNFLQRLNRSKIAGLARQRGVVTLDAMTELPTISAECWGSMLHGVTPDKHGYHNERAGAERFPLDSAYPSFFRLARERYPEWTLASFTAWPPINYGLVEEGIGVHKHCAPDAELTDAACEYIGAAEDIRLFYLALDAPDALGHQSGYDTPQQHQAIAEAEERLLRIVDAIDRRGWLEDSLLLFVTDHGGGGEHRCNHGSDHPMDRTIFWAAAGPCVNPNADLEGLTFKNTAAVVAAALGLPIPESWDARVPEALFRG; encoded by the coding sequence GTGGAGCAGGCAAGCTATGCACGGCGGGTATTCGTACTGGGTATGGATGGAGCGGGCAATTTTCTTCAGCGGTTGAACCGCTCGAAGATTGCCGGTCTGGCAAGACAGCGAGGAGTCGTGACGCTCGATGCGATGACCGAGCTGCCGACGATTAGCGCGGAGTGCTGGGGATCGATGCTGCACGGCGTTACGCCCGACAAGCACGGTTACCACAACGAGCGCGCCGGCGCCGAGAGATTTCCGCTCGACTCGGCGTATCCGTCCTTCTTCCGGCTCGCGCGGGAGCGGTACCCGGAGTGGACGCTCGCTTCGTTCACCGCCTGGCCCCCGATTAATTACGGCCTGGTGGAAGAGGGAATCGGCGTCCATAAGCATTGCGCCCCGGATGCGGAGCTGACGGATGCGGCTTGCGAATATATCGGGGCGGCGGAGGATATCCGCCTGTTCTATCTCGCCCTGGACGCCCCCGATGCGCTCGGCCACCAGAGCGGTTACGATACGCCGCAGCAGCATCAGGCGATTGCAGAGGCGGAGGAGCGGCTGCTCCGGATTGTGGATGCCATCGATCGCAGGGGATGGCTGGAGGACAGTCTTCTGCTGTTCGTCACCGATCATGGCGGCGGCGGAGAACATCGATGCAATCACGGAAGCGATCACCCGATGGATCGGACAATCTTTTGGGCGGCAGCCGGGCCTTGCGTCAATCCGAACGCCGATCTGGAAGGCTTGACCTTCAAGAATACGGCCGCCGTCGTGGCAGCGGCTCTCGGCTTGCCGATTCCGGAGAGCTGGGATGCCCGCGTTCCGGAAGCATTGTTCAGGGGCTAA